In the Verrucomicrobiia bacterium genome, one interval contains:
- a CDS encoding glycoside hydrolase family 43 protein yields the protein MMTRRLRLAWSGLLLAVSLHCHAGNPVFPGWYADPEVAVFGKEYWIYPTYSAPYDQQTFFDAFSSPDLVHWTKHSRILTTNEIQWARRAMWAPSVIEKDGRYFFFFGANDIQNDRQPGGIGVAVADKPSGPFKDYLGKPLIDKFHNGAQPIDQFVFKDRDNQYYLIYGGWRHCNIARLKPDFTGFDPFPDGTVFKEITPQGYVEGPFMFIRNGRYYFMWSEGGWTGPNYSVAYAIANSPLGPFQRIGKILQQDPAVATGAGHHSVLKIPYEDTWYIVYHRRPLGEKDGNHRVTCIDRMEFDDQGFIKPVKITFEGVPAHPLK from the coding sequence ATGATGACACGACGCCTTCGCCTCGCCTGGTCCGGCCTCCTCCTGGCCGTTTCCCTGCACTGCCACGCCGGCAATCCCGTCTTCCCCGGTTGGTACGCCGACCCCGAGGTGGCCGTTTTCGGCAAGGAGTACTGGATTTACCCCACCTACTCTGCCCCGTATGATCAACAAACCTTTTTTGACGCCTTCAGCTCCCCCGACCTGGTCCACTGGACCAAGCACAGCCGCATCCTCACCACCAACGAAATCCAATGGGCCCGCCGCGCCATGTGGGCCCCCTCGGTCATCGAAAAAGACGGCCGTTACTTCTTCTTTTTCGGCGCCAATGACATTCAGAATGACCGCCAACCCGGCGGCATCGGCGTGGCCGTCGCTGACAAGCCCTCCGGCCCCTTCAAGGACTACCTGGGCAAACCGCTGATTGACAAATTCCACAACGGCGCCCAGCCCATTGACCAGTTTGTGTTCAAGGACCGCGACAACCAGTACTACCTCATCTATGGCGGCTGGCGGCATTGCAACATCGCCCGCCTCAAGCCCGACTTCACCGGCTTCGACCCGTTCCCGGACGGCACGGTATTCAAGGAAATCACCCCCCAAGGCTACGTGGAAGGCCCCTTCATGTTCATCCGCAATGGCCGCTACTATTTCATGTGGAGCGAAGGCGGCTGGACCGGCCCCAACTACTCCGTGGCCTATGCCATCGCCAACTCCCCCCTGGGCCCCTTCCAGCGCATCGGTAAAATCCTCCAACAAGACCCCGCCGTGGCCACCGGCGCCGGCCATCATTCCGTCCTCAAAATCCCCTATGAAGACACCTGGTACATCGTCTATCACCGCCGCCCCCTGGGCGAAAAAGATGGCAACCATCGCGTCACCTGCATTGACCGCATGGAATTTGACGACCAGGGCTTCATCAAACCCGTCAAAATCACCTTCGAAGGCGTCCCCGCCCATCCCTTGAAATGA
- a CDS encoding LptF/LptG family permease, with protein MRLLDRYLLRELLVPLGYCLSGFLIFWLAFITFSEMDEFQRQGLKAGEIATYLFLTLPKTLGYVVPLGLLLAMLYSLTHHARHHELTAMRCAGVSLWRLLVPYLGVGAACGMGMFVLNEVLMPHSLDEAEELLTRRQRQSGGEEAWQRHVVFLDFTGGHTNVVGPFDFHPATGQMRKARVIWHAADGRRLELAAERGVYSNGHWHFFQVQQNVYAPGQPIPSERHLTNAMALPDLTASPARIRSEIKVSSLSDLRAARGMSLSLREIYDYRRWHPERGRDAQLDTKWHARLAAPVTCLVVVLIAVPFAARSGRRNVFVGVASSVFLAFAYFLVQRFAEALGLSGRLAPWLAGWLPNLLFGLAGVWLTARTR; from the coding sequence ATGCGCCTGCTGGACCGGTACTTGCTGCGGGAGTTGTTGGTGCCGCTGGGCTACTGCCTGAGCGGCTTCCTGATTTTCTGGCTGGCGTTCATCACGTTTTCGGAGATGGACGAATTCCAGCGGCAGGGTTTGAAGGCGGGGGAGATTGCCACATACCTGTTTCTCACCCTGCCCAAGACGCTGGGCTATGTGGTGCCGCTGGGGCTGCTGCTGGCGATGCTGTACAGCCTGACGCATCACGCGCGGCATCACGAGCTGACGGCCATGCGTTGCGCGGGGGTGAGTTTGTGGCGGCTCTTGGTGCCCTATCTGGGGGTGGGCGCGGCGTGCGGAATGGGCATGTTCGTGCTCAACGAGGTGCTCATGCCGCACAGTCTGGACGAGGCGGAGGAGTTGTTGACGCGGCGCCAGCGGCAAAGCGGGGGGGAGGAGGCCTGGCAGCGGCATGTGGTGTTTCTGGATTTCACCGGCGGGCATACCAACGTGGTGGGGCCGTTTGATTTTCATCCGGCAACGGGTCAGATGCGCAAGGCGCGGGTGATCTGGCATGCGGCGGATGGCCGCCGGCTGGAGCTGGCGGCCGAGCGCGGCGTGTACAGCAACGGCCACTGGCATTTTTTCCAGGTGCAGCAGAACGTCTATGCGCCGGGGCAGCCCATTCCCAGCGAGCGCCATCTGACCAACGCGATGGCGCTGCCGGATTTGACGGCCTCGCCGGCGCGCATCCGCAGCGAGATCAAGGTGAGCAGTCTGAGTGATTTGCGGGCGGCACGGGGGATGTCGCTTTCGTTGCGGGAGATTTACGATTACCGGCGCTGGCATCCGGAGCGGGGGCGCGATGCGCAACTGGACACCAAATGGCATGCGCGGCTGGCGGCGCCGGTGACGTGCCTGGTGGTGGTGTTGATCGCGGTGCCCTTTGCGGCGCGCAGCGGGCGGCGCAATGTTTTTGTGGGGGTGGCCAGCAGCGTGTTTCTGGCCTTTGCCTATTTCCTGGTGCAGCGGTTTGCGGAGGCGCTGGGGTTGAGCGGACGGCTGGCGCCGTGGCTGGCGGGCTGGCTGCCCAATTTGTTGTTTGGGCTGGCGGGGGTGTGGCTCACCGCCCGCACGCGGTGA
- the murJ gene encoding murein biosynthesis integral membrane protein MurJ, whose product MASPNGFCHDARAEDESMTASRGQMVRSISAASLIMMGSVLLSRVLGIVREMVLAGMGGTSAAMDAYVAAFLLPEFLNHLLAGGFMSITFIPLFQERLQQGDTPGAWRLFNNLLCAGTLVMSLLVAITWVFTPQILALMGERIGGAAPEYVTRLTRIILPAQIFFYWGALFMAVQYAHQQFFLPALAPLIYNGGIILGGLCLGRWLGIEGFAWGVLAGALAGNALIQLVGLRRLRSPLAWVVDFRDPGLRRYVWLSLPLVLGLGMQFSNEIAFRIFGAPLGEGALASLNYALRIMWALVGLFGQAVGIASFPFLTRLAVSGQMAEMNQIALGVLRRLLLLVLPVSAVLMALAPEVITVVFQRGRFTAESAAQTAPVLQWYLAGAFAFAAMTIVTRCFYALQNTWLPMLASTAIALASLPLYAWLSRGWAAPGIALAGSLGALIQLAVLFWLWLRRHGQQAPLRDLGAGLGQALLAAAVAGGVAAGLRGLLWHSHALAGLKTPFSHALVGLSAGAPALLAAALLLWLLGNPEARQLLKKGSRAGS is encoded by the coding sequence ATGGCCTCCCCGAACGGCTTTTGTCATGATGCCCGCGCAGAGGACGAGTCCATGACAGCGTCTCGCGGGCAAATGGTGCGTTCGATCTCCGCCGCCTCCCTCATCATGATGGGATCGGTGCTGCTCAGCCGCGTCCTGGGCATCGTCCGCGAAATGGTGCTCGCCGGCATGGGCGGCACCAGCGCCGCCATGGACGCCTACGTGGCCGCCTTTCTCCTGCCGGAGTTCCTCAATCACCTGCTGGCCGGCGGCTTCATGTCCATCACTTTCATTCCCCTGTTTCAGGAAAGGCTGCAACAGGGCGACACCCCCGGCGCCTGGCGCCTGTTCAACAACCTGCTCTGCGCCGGCACGCTGGTGATGTCTCTGCTGGTGGCCATCACCTGGGTGTTCACCCCCCAAATCCTTGCCCTCATGGGGGAGCGCATCGGCGGCGCGGCGCCAGAATACGTCACCCGCCTCACCCGCATCATTTTGCCGGCCCAAATCTTCTTTTATTGGGGCGCCCTCTTCATGGCGGTGCAGTATGCCCACCAGCAATTTTTCCTGCCTGCCCTGGCCCCCTTGATTTACAACGGCGGCATCATCCTCGGCGGCCTGTGCCTCGGCCGCTGGCTGGGCATCGAAGGTTTTGCCTGGGGCGTGCTGGCCGGCGCGCTGGCGGGCAATGCCCTGATTCAGCTCGTCGGTTTGCGGCGGCTCCGTTCCCCCCTGGCCTGGGTGGTGGATTTCCGCGACCCCGGCCTGCGGCGCTATGTCTGGCTCAGCCTGCCGCTGGTCCTGGGGCTGGGCATGCAATTTTCCAACGAGATTGCCTTCCGCATTTTCGGCGCCCCCCTCGGCGAGGGTGCCCTGGCCAGCCTGAATTACGCCCTGCGCATCATGTGGGCGCTGGTGGGCCTGTTTGGCCAGGCCGTCGGCATTGCCTCCTTTCCCTTTCTGACCCGTCTGGCGGTCAGCGGACAAATGGCCGAAATGAACCAGATCGCCCTGGGCGTGTTGCGGCGTCTCCTCCTCCTGGTGCTGCCAGTCTCGGCCGTCCTCATGGCCCTCGCCCCTGAAGTCATCACGGTGGTCTTCCAGCGCGGCCGCTTCACCGCAGAGAGTGCGGCGCAAACGGCGCCCGTGTTGCAATGGTACCTGGCCGGGGCTTTTGCCTTTGCCGCCATGACGATCGTCACCCGCTGCTTTTACGCCCTGCAAAACACCTGGCTGCCCATGCTCGCCAGCACCGCCATTGCGCTGGCCAGCCTTCCCCTCTATGCCTGGCTCAGCCGCGGCTGGGCCGCCCCGGGCATCGCCCTGGCCGGCTCGCTGGGCGCCCTGATTCAACTCGCCGTGCTCTTCTGGCTGTGGCTGCGCCGGCACGGCCAGCAGGCCCCGCTGCGGGATTTGGGCGCCGGCCTCGGGCAGGCCCTGCTGGCCGCGGCGGTGGCCGGCGGCGTAGCCGCCGGCTTGCGCGGGCTGCTGTGGCACAGCCATGCCCTCGCCGGCCTCAAAACGCCGTTCAGCCACGCCCTGGTGGGCCTGAGCGCCGGGGCGCCCGCCCTGTTGGCCGCCGCCCTGCTGCTCTGGCTCCTGGGCAATCCCGAGGCCCGCCAGCTCCTGAAAAAAGGAAGCCGGGCAGGGAGCTGA
- a CDS encoding DUF1080 domain-containing protein — protein sequence MKHIAPYHGVMRGTRPPCLMLFALLGTLALLTLMTGCKSSRPATCPCQAAKTQAALSTTSPAPASAAPATNAPAPAEEEVEEGELIFDGQSLKGWKITPFAGHGEVEVKDGKIILHEGIMTGVNYTNPIPRMNYEVTWEGCRVAGSDFFASLTFPVGESHCTLITGGWGGGVVGISSIDNMDASENETTQFIAFENGRWYRFRVRVTPDKIEAWVDNKKVVNVNTKGKKIDVRPGEIEESRPFGFAAWSTTGALKNIRIRKLD from the coding sequence ATGAAACACATTGCACCTTACCACGGGGTTATGCGGGGGACGAGGCCGCCCTGCCTGATGCTTTTTGCGCTGCTCGGCACTCTGGCCCTGCTCACCCTGATGACCGGCTGCAAAAGCAGCCGCCCTGCCACCTGTCCCTGCCAGGCCGCCAAAACCCAGGCCGCCCTCAGCACCACGTCACCGGCGCCGGCCTCTGCCGCCCCCGCCACCAATGCTCCAGCCCCCGCGGAGGAGGAGGTGGAGGAAGGCGAATTGATTTTCGACGGACAAAGCCTCAAGGGGTGGAAAATCACCCCCTTCGCCGGCCACGGCGAGGTGGAGGTTAAAGACGGAAAAATCATCCTCCATGAAGGCATCATGACCGGAGTGAATTACACCAACCCCATCCCCCGCATGAATTACGAGGTCACCTGGGAAGGCTGCCGCGTGGCCGGCAGCGACTTCTTTGCCAGCCTCACTTTTCCAGTGGGCGAAAGCCATTGCACCTTGATCACCGGCGGCTGGGGCGGCGGGGTGGTGGGCATCTCGAGCATTGACAACATGGACGCCTCCGAAAACGAAACCACCCAGTTCATCGCCTTTGAGAATGGCCGCTGGTACCGCTTCCGCGTGCGGGTGACGCCTGACAAAATCGAGGCCTGGGTGGACAACAAAAAAGTGGTCAATGTGAACACCAAGGGAAAAAAGATTGACGTCCGGCCAGGCGAAATCGAGGAGTCCCGCCCCTTCGGCTTCGCCGCCTGGTCCACCACTGGCGCCTTGAAAAATATCCGCATCCGGAAGCTGGACTAA
- a CDS encoding glycosyltransferase family 9 protein produces the protein MQRKILVIRGGAIGDFILTLPVLAALRARFPQPPLEVLGYPHIASLAQWGGLADAVRPIESRAMAGFFVRGGRLQLELCEYFASCSLIVSYLYDPDGIFQDNVQSCTSAQFIAGPHRPNETAGIHATEVFLKPLEALDIIGADGVPRLGQAGPGALAPGAEGCLRVALHPGSGSERKNWPARHWQTLVQQLLSQTPWHLTLVGGEAEGDRLDQLGAVAAGERLTLLRNRPLTEVAEHLRGCRLFVGHDSGITHLAAALGVPSLVLWGPSVEAVWRPRGSHVHLVRHPQGLPALPPNTVWEAVRRMLAAA, from the coding sequence ATGCAGCGCAAAATCCTGGTCATCCGCGGCGGCGCCATTGGGGATTTCATTCTGACCCTGCCGGTGCTGGCGGCCTTGCGCGCCCGTTTTCCGCAACCGCCGCTGGAGGTGCTGGGCTACCCGCACATTGCCAGCCTGGCCCAATGGGGGGGGCTGGCCGATGCGGTGCGGCCGATTGAAAGCCGGGCCATGGCCGGTTTTTTTGTGCGCGGGGGGCGGTTGCAACTGGAGTTGTGCGAGTATTTTGCCTCGTGCAGCCTGATTGTCTCCTACCTTTACGATCCGGATGGGATTTTTCAGGACAACGTGCAGAGCTGCACCAGCGCGCAGTTTATTGCGGGGCCGCATCGGCCCAACGAAACGGCGGGCATACATGCCACGGAGGTCTTTCTCAAGCCTTTGGAGGCGCTGGACATCATCGGGGCGGATGGTGTGCCGCGGTTGGGGCAGGCCGGTCCGGGCGCTCTGGCGCCCGGTGCGGAAGGATGCCTGCGCGTGGCGTTGCATCCCGGCAGCGGCAGCGAGCGAAAGAACTGGCCGGCGCGGCACTGGCAAACGCTGGTGCAACAACTGCTCAGCCAGACGCCATGGCATCTCACGCTGGTGGGGGGTGAGGCCGAGGGTGACCGGCTGGATCAACTGGGGGCCGTGGCGGCGGGGGAGCGGTTGACGTTGCTGCGCAACCGGCCCTTGACGGAAGTCGCCGAGCATCTGCGCGGCTGCCGGTTGTTTGTGGGGCATGATTCGGGCATCACCCATTTGGCGGCGGCCTTGGGCGTGCCCTCGCTGGTGTTGTGGGGGCCGAGTGTGGAGGCCGTGTGGCGTCCCCGGGGCAGCCATGTGCATTTGGTGCGCCATCCACAGGGACTGCCCGCTTTGCCACCTAATACGGTCTGGGAAGCCGTGCGAAGGATGCTGGCGGCGGCTTAG
- a CDS encoding shikimate dehydrogenase: MSEPLASPINASTRYCAVLGWPVRHSASPAFQNAGLTALGLNWRYLAFAVRPEHLSEVIAGARRMQFIGLNLTVPHKLLACQMVDALDASARHYGAVNTIRFEAQNAAGEWRPLGEFEEEAPGEIRAQGFNTDAEAIVQALREDLDFTPGGASVLLLGAGGAGQVAALKLADAGVATLYLVNRTRQKAEEVAQRLAGTHARLRVHVGYPTEPVDLVLNATSLGLRAADPLPLDTAQFPLARARLVYDMIYRPAETALLQAARAAGCRTANGLSMLLHQGVKALEIWSGRPAPVEVMRRALREHVYGHV, translated from the coding sequence GTGTCCGAACCCCTGGCATCGCCCATCAACGCCAGCACCCGTTATTGCGCCGTGCTTGGCTGGCCGGTGCGCCACAGCGCCTCACCGGCCTTCCAAAACGCCGGCCTGACGGCGCTGGGATTGAACTGGCGCTACCTGGCCTTTGCCGTGCGGCCGGAGCATCTATCCGAAGTCATCGCCGGCGCGCGGCGCATGCAGTTTATCGGCCTCAATCTCACCGTGCCGCACAAACTGCTGGCCTGCCAAATGGTGGACGCCCTGGATGCCTCGGCCCGCCACTATGGCGCGGTCAACACCATCCGCTTCGAGGCGCAAAACGCCGCCGGCGAGTGGCGGCCTCTGGGCGAATTTGAGGAAGAAGCGCCCGGCGAAATCCGCGCCCAAGGTTTCAACACCGATGCCGAGGCCATCGTGCAGGCCCTGCGCGAAGATCTCGACTTCACCCCCGGCGGCGCCAGCGTCCTGCTGCTCGGCGCCGGCGGCGCCGGCCAGGTCGCGGCGTTGAAACTGGCCGATGCCGGCGTGGCCACGCTGTATCTGGTCAACCGCACACGCCAGAAAGCCGAAGAGGTGGCGCAACGCCTGGCCGGCACCCATGCCCGCCTGCGGGTGCACGTGGGTTATCCGACGGAGCCGGTGGATTTGGTGCTCAACGCCACCTCCCTCGGGCTGCGCGCCGCCGATCCCCTGCCCCTGGACACAGCCCAATTCCCCCTCGCCCGCGCCCGGCTGGTGTATGACATGATTTATCGGCCGGCCGAGACGGCCCTTCTGCAGGCGGCCCGCGCGGCTGGGTGCCGCACCGCCAACGGCCTGAGCATGCTGCTGCATCAAGGGGTCAAGGCGCTGGAAATCTGGAGTGGACGCCCCGCGCCCGTCGAGGTGATGCGCCGGGCGTTGCGGGAGCATGTCTATGGCCACGTTTGA
- a CDS encoding YceI family protein encodes MKIAGMITMGLGLALGAMAAPQTFDFADPKGVNNVVFHLDAPLEAINGSANGISGKVIYDPQNPAATTGEIVVSAATLHVPNPMMKEHLHSAQWMDVAKHPEIRFKAVSLKNVKVSGDTATAEVTGQLTIKGVTREITVPVRFTYLKDKLGARTNNRQQGDLLVLRAQFTIKRSDFNINPAAPQDKVAEEIELTLSIAGAAPRS; translated from the coding sequence ATGAAAATAGCTGGGATGATCACGATGGGATTGGGGCTGGCGCTGGGCGCGATGGCGGCGCCGCAGACGTTTGATTTTGCAGACCCCAAGGGCGTGAACAACGTGGTGTTTCATCTGGATGCGCCGCTGGAAGCGATCAATGGCAGCGCCAACGGCATCAGCGGCAAGGTGATCTATGATCCGCAGAATCCGGCGGCCACCACCGGAGAAATCGTGGTGAGCGCGGCCACGCTGCACGTGCCCAATCCGATGATGAAGGAGCACCTGCACAGCGCGCAGTGGATGGATGTGGCGAAGCATCCGGAGATTCGTTTCAAGGCGGTAAGCCTGAAGAATGTCAAGGTGTCGGGCGATACCGCCACGGCGGAGGTCACCGGGCAGCTTACGATCAAGGGGGTGACGCGGGAGATCACCGTGCCGGTGCGGTTCACGTACCTGAAGGACAAGCTGGGGGCGCGGACGAACAACCGGCAGCAGGGCGATTTGCTGGTCCTCCGGGCGCAGTTCACCATCAAGCGGTCGGACTTCAACATCAACCCCGCCGCGCCGCAGGACAAGGTGGCGGAGGAGATTGAGCTGACGTTGAGCATTGCCGGGGCCGCGCCGCGCTCCTGA
- a CDS encoding insulinase family protein → MQSAAHKPVGARRQPPATVPPTRVVSLDNGLQLIIREDHSAPVASVQAWCKAGSIHEGPWLGAGLSHVLEHMLFKGTTNRPGHQIDREVQSAGGYINAYTSFDRTVYYIDVPNSGVPVALDILCDIMQNAALPEEELAREMEVIRREMDMTHDDPAQRSARRLFETAYTRSPYRFTVIGYPDIFNELKREDILAYYREKYAPNNLFFVVVGDVDAAAVEQRIRDNFAAAKARPLPPMVLPEEPRQLAPREVIEEAPIALAHVHFSWHIPDLRHPDVPALDVLATILGSGRSSRLYQTVRERLGLVNTIEAWTYSPGNPGLFGMSAVMDPDKLEPARAAMLAEIERLKSQPVKATELQKAIKQFTAATLATRKTMAGQAQDLGASWLAAGDLDFSTRYLEAVKKTTAADLQRVARHYLTEANRTCFVLTPARPNHLAAARITPPRSSAIEKFTLPNGLRVLIKEDHRLPFVEFRTVLRGGVLAENLANSGLTMLLSRLLLKGTRKRTAERLAREIESLGGSMDTYGGNQSFGINVEVLHGDFARGLDLLSDALLHPTFPAEALEREREVQLATLEHQRDQILPYAARLMRRVMFGPAGYGLDALGESASVKQIGAPDLQRMHRQLVVPANCVLAIFGDVHTGTALKAVEKHLGRWQGRLELPEPPLPPPLTGVVRQSETLEKKQALVIVGFPGATLFDSDRYALDLLQEACSDLGSRLFMRIRDQLGLAYYVGAQNFLGLTPGFFAFYAGTEPSQAALCEAEMLAEATLLRREGLAADELQRAKAKLLGQRKIARQDLGHQAMVTALDELYGLGCHYFEQEDARIQAVTLEDVRTAAQKYLTPERMVVVVINPQRDPA, encoded by the coding sequence ATGCAGTCTGCGGCTCACAAACCGGTTGGCGCCCGCCGCCAGCCCCCCGCCACTGTGCCGCCCACGCGGGTTGTTTCCCTGGACAACGGCCTGCAACTCATCATCCGCGAGGACCACAGCGCGCCGGTGGCCTCCGTGCAGGCCTGGTGCAAGGCCGGCAGCATTCACGAGGGCCCCTGGCTCGGCGCCGGCCTGTCGCATGTGCTCGAGCACATGCTCTTCAAAGGCACCACCAACCGCCCCGGCCATCAAATTGACCGCGAAGTCCAGAGCGCCGGCGGCTACATCAACGCCTACACCAGTTTTGACCGCACCGTCTATTATATTGATGTCCCCAACTCCGGCGTCCCGGTGGCCCTGGACATCCTCTGCGACATCATGCAAAACGCGGCCCTCCCCGAGGAGGAGCTGGCCCGGGAAATGGAGGTCATCCGCCGCGAAATGGACATGACCCACGACGACCCCGCCCAGCGCTCCGCCCGCCGCCTCTTCGAAACCGCCTACACCCGCAGCCCCTATCGCTTCACCGTCATCGGCTACCCCGATATTTTCAATGAGTTGAAACGCGAGGACATCCTGGCTTATTACCGCGAAAAATACGCCCCCAACAACCTCTTCTTCGTCGTCGTGGGCGATGTGGACGCCGCCGCTGTCGAGCAGCGCATCCGGGACAACTTCGCCGCCGCCAAGGCCCGGCCTCTGCCCCCCATGGTCTTGCCCGAGGAACCCCGCCAACTGGCCCCACGCGAAGTCATCGAAGAGGCTCCCATTGCCCTGGCCCATGTGCATTTTAGCTGGCACATCCCCGACCTGCGGCATCCCGATGTCCCCGCCCTGGACGTGCTGGCCACCATCCTCGGCAGCGGCCGCAGCTCGCGCCTGTATCAAACCGTCCGCGAGCGCCTCGGGCTGGTCAATACCATCGAGGCTTGGACCTACAGCCCCGGCAACCCCGGCCTCTTCGGCATGAGCGCCGTGATGGATCCCGACAAACTCGAACCCGCCCGCGCCGCCATGCTCGCGGAAATCGAGCGCCTCAAATCCCAGCCGGTCAAGGCGACCGAGCTGCAAAAAGCCATCAAACAATTCACCGCCGCCACCCTGGCCACGCGCAAAACCATGGCCGGCCAGGCCCAGGACCTGGGCGCCAGTTGGCTCGCTGCGGGCGATCTGGACTTCTCCACCCGCTACCTCGAGGCAGTGAAAAAAACCACCGCTGCCGATTTGCAAAGAGTCGCCCGCCACTACCTGACCGAGGCCAACCGCACCTGCTTTGTCCTGACGCCCGCCCGCCCCAATCACCTGGCGGCGGCCCGCATCACGCCGCCCCGCAGCTCGGCCATCGAAAAATTCACCCTGCCCAACGGCCTGCGCGTCCTCATCAAAGAGGACCACCGCCTCCCCTTTGTCGAGTTTCGCACCGTCCTGCGCGGCGGCGTGCTGGCCGAAAACCTGGCCAACAGCGGCCTCACCATGCTCCTGTCGCGCCTGCTGCTCAAGGGCACCCGCAAACGCACCGCCGAGCGACTCGCCCGCGAAATTGAATCCCTCGGCGGCAGCATGGACACTTACGGCGGCAATCAGTCCTTTGGCATCAATGTCGAGGTCCTCCACGGCGATTTCGCCCGGGGCCTCGATTTGCTGTCCGACGCGCTCCTGCATCCCACCTTCCCGGCGGAGGCCCTCGAACGCGAACGCGAGGTGCAACTGGCCACCCTCGAACACCAGCGCGATCAAATTCTCCCTTACGCCGCCCGCCTCATGCGCCGCGTCATGTTTGGCCCCGCCGGCTACGGCCTGGACGCGCTTGGCGAGTCCGCCTCCGTCAAACAAATTGGCGCGCCGGACCTGCAGCGCATGCACCGCCAGTTGGTGGTCCCCGCCAACTGCGTGCTGGCCATCTTTGGCGACGTGCACACCGGCACCGCCCTCAAAGCCGTCGAAAAACACCTCGGCCGCTGGCAGGGCCGGCTCGAACTGCCCGAACCGCCCCTCCCGCCCCCCCTCACCGGGGTGGTGCGCCAGTCAGAGACGCTCGAGAAAAAACAAGCCCTCGTCATCGTGGGCTTCCCGGGCGCCACCCTCTTTGACTCGGACCGTTACGCCCTCGATTTGTTGCAGGAAGCCTGCAGCGACCTCGGCAGCCGGCTGTTCATGCGCATCCGCGACCAGCTTGGCCTGGCCTACTATGTCGGCGCCCAGAATTTCCTGGGCCTCACGCCGGGCTTCTTTGCCTTCTATGCCGGCACCGAGCCTTCCCAGGCCGCCCTGTGCGAGGCGGAAATGCTTGCCGAAGCCACCCTCCTTCGCCGCGAAGGCCTGGCCGCGGACGAGCTGCAACGCGCCAAAGCCAAACTCCTGGGCCAGCGCAAAATTGCCCGCCAGGACCTGGGGCACCAGGCCATGGTCACCGCCCTGGATGAACTCTACGGCCTGGGCTGCCATTACTTTGAACAGGAAGACGCCCGCATCCAGGCGGTCACCCTCGAGGATGTCCGCACCGCCGCCCAGAAATATCTGACCCCCGAGCGCATGGTGGTAGTGGTGATCAATCCCCAGCGTGACCCGGCTTGA
- a CDS encoding prepilin peptidase — MATFDPEIWAQVPFHFWSCAFFVFGTAVGSFLNVIIHRVPRGQSIVSPPSHCPQCQYAIPWYLNIPLVTWLWLRGRCANCRAPISPRYFLVELLTGVLFLLAWWRQGPEHPGVALILCLMLAGMIAATFIDFEHFIIPESITFGGMVAGVLLSPLAPALHGRESAAEALLASLLGLAVGCGLVYGILRGGKLLFGRKKFNLPPDTTLLFGEESLKLPEEEIPYGEMLYRDSDYIEAHAKKAVLGERVFENVRVRLYKDRLEIGEEVLDPGPVTHLEVVTDKIIIPQEAMGLGDVFFMGAIGAFIGWQGVVFTLLASSILGALAGITLIALRRLEWSRWIPYGPYIALAATLWIFAGPELVNWVLKWGERAAGG; from the coding sequence ATGGCCACGTTTGACCCCGAAATCTGGGCGCAGGTGCCCTTTCATTTTTGGTCGTGCGCCTTTTTTGTTTTCGGCACGGCCGTGGGCAGTTTCCTCAACGTCATCATCCACCGCGTGCCCCGGGGCCAGAGCATTGTTTCCCCCCCGTCGCACTGTCCCCAGTGCCAGTACGCCATCCCGTGGTACTTGAACATCCCGCTGGTGACATGGCTCTGGCTGCGGGGCCGTTGCGCCAACTGCCGGGCGCCCATCTCGCCCCGCTATTTTCTGGTGGAACTGCTCACCGGCGTGCTGTTTCTGCTGGCCTGGTGGCGGCAGGGCCCGGAGCATCCCGGCGTGGCCCTCATCCTGTGTCTGATGCTGGCCGGCATGATCGCCGCCACCTTCATTGACTTCGAGCATTTCATCATCCCGGAAAGCATCACCTTCGGCGGCATGGTGGCGGGAGTGTTGCTTTCCCCGCTGGCGCCCGCCCTCCACGGCAGGGAATCCGCCGCCGAAGCCTTGCTGGCCTCCCTCCTCGGCCTGGCGGTGGGCTGCGGCCTGGTTTATGGCATCCTGCGCGGGGGCAAGCTGCTGTTTGGGCGCAAAAAATTTAACCTCCCGCCCGACACCACCCTCCTTTTTGGCGAGGAATCACTCAAGCTGCCCGAAGAGGAAATCCCCTATGGCGAGATGCTGTACCGGGACTCCGATTACATCGAGGCCCACGCCAAAAAAGCGGTTTTGGGCGAGCGGGTGTTTGAAAATGTGCGGGTGCGCCTCTACAAGGATCGCCTCGAAATTGGCGAGGAAGTGCTCGATCCCGGCCCGGTCACCCATCTGGAGGTGGTGACCGACAAAATCATCATTCCGCAGGAGGCCATGGGCCTGGGCGACGTGTTTTTCATGGGGGCCATTGGGGCGTTCATTGGCTGGCAGGGGGTGGTGTTCACGCTGCTGGCCAGCTCCATCCTGGGCGCCCTGGCGGGAATTACCCTCATCGCGCTGCGCCGACTGGAATGGTCCCGCTGGATCCCCTATGGCCCCTATATCGCCCTGGCGGCCACCCTCTGGATTTTTGCCGGGCCGGAGCTGGTGAATTGGGTGTTAAAGTGGGGCGAGCGGGCGGCGGGCGGTTGA